Sequence from the Chelonoidis abingdonii isolate Lonesome George chromosome 1, CheloAbing_2.0, whole genome shotgun sequence genome:
GGAAAGTTCAATACTCCTCGGAGCTGCCCAGTACATTATATTATCTGTCAATGACACCAAATTCACACCTGCAGTGTTCCTTCTCAATGGGATACCTGGGCAGAAAGACGTCCATCTCTGGATCTCTATCGTCTTCTTCTTAACGTATGTTATTTCCATAGTAGGAAATTCAGTAATTCTcttcattataaaaacagattcaagcctccatgagcccatgtacattttcctttccatgttgaCCATCACAGACCTAGGCTTATTGATGTCTACCATGCCGATGACACTGGGCTTATACTTGCTTAACTCTAGAGAGATCAACCTCAATGCCTGTTTTGCCCAGCTCTTCTTCATCCACTTGCTTAAATGCATTGAATCCTCTGTGCTCTTGGTGATGGCCTTTGACCGCTATATCGCGATCCAGACCCACTGAGATATGCTTCCATCTTAACTCTGCCAAGAATAAGCAAAATAGGACTGATGTGTGTGCTAAGAGGGGTGGCTGTAATACTCCCAATCTGTTTTCTCCTTCAACGGTTACGATATTGTCAATTTAATGTCCTCTCCCATTCCTACTGCCTAAGCCAGGAGGTCATGAAGATGGCTTGTTCAGATATTAGCGTGAACAGCATCTATGGCTTTTCTATTACAGTTCTAATGCTGTGGTTGGACTCGCTGCTCATCTTTCTGTCTTATGTGATGATCCTTAAAACAGTGCTCAGCATCGCGTCCTATGCGGAGTGTCTTAGGGCCCTGAATACCTgtgtctcccacctctgtgccatCCTGTTCTTCTATATGCCAATCACCGGCTTGTCCCTGATACACAGATTAGGGGAGGGCTCTTCTCCCTTGTTTCAAACTGTCCTGGGTTATATCTACCTGCTCGTCTCGCCCCTGATGAACCCAATTGTGTACAGCGTGAAAAGCAAACACCTTCGTGAGAGGATCATCAGGGCATTCATCAAGTGAAGGGTCAGTTCAAAATGCAGCTCTAGGGCTGATGAAGTGATAGACAAAAAATACAGGCCACCTATTCCATCCTGGACTCTTAAATCTGAGACGACATGAGCTAGTGATCTCCATTATGGAGAGAAAGGTTCAGATGGGGTCTAACGCCTGGAGCAATTGGAGAGCGGCTGGTGGGGGTGGACAGGGCACTGGAAGAAGGAGACCAAGgcaggcagcaggattaaaaagTGACTTTGTTTGTGAAGAGCCAGGGAACCAGTGGGATATTGGTCAAAAAAGAGCTGCATCAGTGTCTGCTCTGACCTCAGAATTCCTGTTGATACAGTTAGTAAAAACAAGGGATGTGCAAGCTGTTTCCCATTACACGTGGCCTGTCACTGTCCTGTCTGTTGTTAAACATTCACAGGCTATGAAAAACAGTGCAGAGCTGTTCTACTGTTGCAGTCCTGGCCCTTCCTGAGCGCTCTGGGTGCTGTGAGATCCTTCGGGGCTGCACCAGCTGTGAACAGGAGCTATTCAAGTGGCATGGACACCCACCATCCCCTTATGCCCTCAGCCAGATGTTTGTGACTGAATCATGTCAGACCCATGTTTAACATAGGAGCCCCGGGAGAAGCCATTCAGACAAACCCTCTACCCTCATTGATGGCTCTGCACACAGTACACCTCTGATCCCACTCTCCACCAAGGCAGATCAGCCTGTGTGAATGAGGTTCTGATACATAGGAGAACTGACAAGAGACTGAGACCCACGTTCCCTCATCCTCCCCTCCATTTGTGTTGCCCTAGCAATGAAATAGGAGTGGAAATAGTCATCTCCTCAACAGAGGCACAG
This genomic interval carries:
- the LOC116832835 gene encoding LOW QUALITY PROTEIN: olfactory receptor 51G2-like (The sequence of the model RefSeq protein was modified relative to this genomic sequence to represent the inferred CDS: inserted 1 base in 1 codon), which encodes MAHSGKEPTLSMPIDGSGISSTSIGSVRTPNLCHNALDVEARIRWLSFAFPLSATSAYCSQLLARTSVTEPPPPNTSAPSEHDKKSVWNFWKESSILLGAAQYIILSVNDTKFTPAVFLLNGIPGQKDVHLWISIVFFLTYVISIVGNSVILFIIKTDSSLHEPMYIFLSMLTITDLGLLMSTMPMTLGLYLLNSREINLNACFAQLFFIHLLKCIESSVLLVMAFDRYIAIXDPLRYASILTLPRISKIGLMCVLRGVAVILPICFLLQRLRYCQFNVLSHSYCLSQEVMKMACSDISVNSIYGFSITVLMLWLDSLLIFLSYVMILKTVLSIASYAECLRALNTCVSHLCAILFFYMPITGLSLIHRLGEGSSPLFQTVLGYIYLLVSPLMNPIVYSVKSKHLRERIIRAFIK